From one Phocaeicola salanitronis DSM 18170 genomic stretch:
- the nqrF gene encoding NADH:ubiquinone reductase (Na(+)-transporting) subunit F: MDMNFILASIGVFLVTILVLVIILLVAKKFLVTSGKVKLTINGENQLEVESGSTLLNTLAVNNIFLSSACGGKGSCGQCKCQVLEGGGEILPSEVGHFSRKQQKDHWRLGCQVKVKGDMAIKVPESVLGVKEYECTVISNKNVATFIKEFKVQLPAGAHMDFIPGSYAQIKIPTFTMDYDKDIDKSLIGDEYLPAWKKFNMFSLKCVNPEPTIRAYSMANYPAEGDVFMLTVRIATPPFKPDRSGFMDVNPGIASSYIFTLKPGDKVLMSGPYGDFHPIFDSKKEMIWVGGGAGMAPLRAQIMHMTRTLNTRDREMHYFYGARALNEVFYLQDFLQLEKDFSNFHFHLALDRPDPAADAAGVKYTPGFVHQVMYETYLKNHEAPEDIEYYMCGPGPMSNAVVKMLDSLGVESSSIMYDNFGG, from the coding sequence ATGGACATGAATTTTATATTAGCAAGCATTGGAGTATTCCTGGTGACTATTCTGGTGTTGGTCATCATTTTGTTGGTGGCGAAAAAGTTCTTGGTAACTTCGGGTAAGGTAAAACTGACCATTAACGGAGAAAACCAGTTGGAAGTGGAGTCTGGTTCGACATTGCTGAACACCTTGGCTGTAAACAATATATTCTTGTCATCGGCTTGTGGCGGGAAAGGGTCTTGCGGGCAATGCAAGTGCCAGGTTTTGGAAGGTGGGGGAGAAATCCTTCCTTCGGAAGTAGGGCATTTCAGCCGTAAGCAGCAGAAAGACCATTGGCGTTTGGGATGTCAGGTGAAAGTGAAAGGCGATATGGCTATCAAAGTGCCTGAATCGGTCTTGGGTGTGAAGGAATACGAATGTACCGTTATTTCGAACAAGAATGTGGCAACGTTCATCAAGGAATTCAAGGTGCAATTGCCTGCCGGCGCGCACATGGACTTCATCCCCGGTTCGTATGCACAGATTAAGATTCCGACATTTACGATGGATTACGACAAGGATATTGACAAGTCATTGATTGGTGATGAATATTTGCCAGCATGGAAGAAGTTCAATATGTTCTCGTTGAAGTGCGTCAACCCTGAGCCGACTATCCGTGCTTATTCAATGGCGAACTATCCGGCAGAGGGTGATGTGTTCATGTTGACGGTCCGTATTGCCACGCCTCCGTTCAAACCCGACCGCAGTGGTTTTATGGACGTGAATCCGGGTATCGCATCTTCTTACATCTTCACGCTGAAGCCGGGTGACAAGGTGCTGATGAGCGGTCCTTACGGTGATTTCCACCCGATATTCGATTCGAAGAAAGAAATGATTTGGGTAGGAGGTGGTGCCGGTATGGCTCCGTTGCGTGCACAAATTATGCACATGACCCGCACACTGAACACACGCGACCGTGAAATGCATTATTTCTATGGCGCCCGTGCATTGAATGAAGTGTTCTATTTGCAAGATTTCCTGCAATTGGAAAAAGATTTCTCGAACTTCCATTTCCATTTGGCGCTTGACCGTCCTGACCCTGCTGCCGATGCCGCAGGCGTGAAATATACTCCGGGCTTCGTGCATCAGGTGATGTATGAAACTTACTTGAAGAATCACGAGGCACCCGAAGACATAGAGTACTATATGTGCGGTCCGGGTCCGATGTCGAATGCTGTTGTGAAAATGTTGGACAGTTTAGGAGTGGAATCCAGTTCAATCATGTATGATAACTTCGGAGGATAA
- the nqrE gene encoding NADH:ubiquinone reductase (Na(+)-transporting) subunit E, translating to MEHFISLLVRSIFVDNMIFAFFLGMCSYLAVSKNVKTALGLGIAVTFVLVVTLPVNYLLQTKVLAADGILGIDLSFLSFILFIAVIAAITQLVEMVVERFSPSLYASLGIFLPLIAVNCAIMGASLFMQQRIGLGESDPKFIGNVWDSVSYALGSGIGWLLAIVGLAAIREKMAYSNVPAPLKGLGITFITVGLMAMAFMCFSGLNI from the coding sequence ATGGAACATTTTATAAGTTTATTGGTCCGTTCAATCTTTGTGGACAATATGATTTTTGCATTCTTCCTGGGTATGTGTTCGTATCTGGCTGTGTCGAAGAATGTAAAAACTGCCCTCGGGTTAGGTATTGCCGTTACGTTCGTATTGGTTGTGACTTTACCGGTCAACTATCTGCTTCAGACCAAAGTGCTTGCGGCAGACGGTATCTTGGGCATTGATTTAAGTTTTTTGAGCTTCATCCTCTTTATTGCCGTTATTGCTGCCATCACCCAGTTGGTAGAAATGGTTGTAGAGCGTTTCAGCCCTTCATTGTATGCTTCATTGGGTATTTTCTTGCCTTTGATTGCCGTGAATTGTGCGATTATGGGTGCGTCTTTGTTTATGCAGCAACGCATTGGCTTGGGAGAGTCTGACCCGAAATTTATCGGCAATGTATGGGACTCTGTTTCATACGCCTTGGGGTCGGGTATAGGCTGGCTGCTGGCTATTGTGGGTCTGGCTGCCATTCGTGAGAAGATGGCTTACTCCAATGTGCCTGCCCCGTTGAAGGGCTTGGGCATAACTTTCATTACAGTAGGCTTGATGGCTATGGCATTTATGTGTTTCTCAGGTTTGAACATCTAA
- a CDS encoding NADH:ubiquinone reductase (Na(+)-transporting) subunit D: MGSLFSAKNKEVFSTPISMNNPVTVQVLGICSALAVTSKLEPAIVMGLSVTIITAFSNVVISLIRKTIPNRIRIIVQLVVVAALVTIVSEVLKAFAYDVSVQLSVYVGLIITNCILMGRLEAFAMANGPWESCLDGLGNGLGYAKILIIVAFIRELLGSGTLLGYNILNYDAIKEAGYVNNGLMLMPPMALIIVACLIWYQRAKHPELQEKE, translated from the coding sequence ATGGGAAGTTTATTTTCAGCTAAGAATAAAGAGGTATTTTCTACTCCGATAAGCATGAACAACCCGGTAACGGTTCAGGTATTGGGTATCTGTTCTGCACTCGCCGTAACCTCTAAGTTGGAACCGGCTATCGTAATGGGTCTTTCCGTGACGATTATTACGGCATTTTCCAACGTTGTCATTTCATTGATTCGCAAAACGATTCCGAACCGTATCCGTATCATCGTCCAGCTGGTAGTGGTTGCCGCTTTGGTGACAATCGTAAGCGAAGTGTTGAAGGCATTTGCATACGATGTCAGTGTGCAATTATCCGTTTACGTAGGTCTGATTATTACGAATTGTATCTTGATGGGACGTCTTGAAGCGTTTGCGATGGCAAACGGTCCGTGGGAATCTTGTCTGGACGGTCTGGGCAATGGCTTAGGCTATGCCAAGATTTTGATTATCGTGGCGTTTATCCGTGAACTTTTGGGCTCAGGTACATTGTTAGGCTACAATATATTGAATTACGATGCCATTAAGGAGGCGGGATATGTGAACAACGGCTTGATGTTGATGCCGCCTATGGCATTGATTATCGTGGCTTGCCTGATATGGTACCAGCGTGCGAAACATCCCGAATTACAAGAAAAGGAATAA
- the nqrC gene encoding NADH:ubiquinone reductase (Na(+)-transporting) subunit C, with protein sequence MNTNSNSYTIIYASVLVIIVAFLLAFVNSSLRELQGKNVELDTKKQILSSLGIRDVQNPEAKFAEVVKEDMLVAEDGSLKPYEGAFVTGYEKAYKEKGEAHLFVCEVDGETKYVIPVYGAGLWGAIWGYVALNEDKNTVYGTYFSHASETPGLGAEIATEHFQNEFKDKKVMDGSVVGLDVVKNGKVEKPEFQVDGISGGTITSVAVGQMLKSCMGHYTNFLTTK encoded by the coding sequence ATGAATACGAATAGCAATTCTTATACGATCATTTATGCTTCGGTATTGGTTATTATCGTAGCGTTTTTGCTGGCTTTCGTCAACTCTTCTTTGCGCGAACTGCAAGGAAAGAACGTTGAGCTGGATACGAAGAAACAGATTCTTTCTTCACTGGGCATTCGCGATGTGCAGAATCCCGAAGCCAAGTTTGCCGAGGTGGTGAAGGAAGATATGCTGGTGGCTGAAGACGGTTCGCTGAAACCGTATGAAGGCGCTTTTGTCACCGGATATGAGAAAGCATATAAAGAAAAAGGAGAAGCTCATCTCTTTGTCTGTGAAGTGGACGGGGAAACAAAGTATGTTATTCCTGTTTACGGTGCCGGCCTTTGGGGGGCCATCTGGGGATATGTGGCGCTGAACGAAGACAAGAATACCGTGTATGGCACTTATTTCTCTCATGCTTCGGAGACTCCGGGCTTGGGTGCGGAAATCGCTACCGAGCATTTCCAAAACGAGTTTAAAGACAAGAAAGTCATGGATGGTTCTGTGGTTGGTCTGGATGTCGTGAAGAACGGGAAGGTGGAGAAGCCGGAGTTCCAGGTGGATGGAATCTCAGGCGGTACAATCACTTCGGTAGCGGTAGGCCAGATGTTAAAGAGCTGCATGGGTCATTATACCAATTTTTTAACTACTAAATAA
- a CDS encoding NADH:ubiquinone reductase (Na(+)-transporting) subunit B, which produces MKALRNYLDKIKPNFEEGGKYHAFRSVFDGFETFLFVPNATSKTGTHIHDAIDSKRIMSFVVIALMPALLFGMYNVGYQHYHAAGVEGSFIELFGYGFLAVLPKIIVSYVVGLGIEFIVAQWKKEEIQEGFLVTGMLIPMIVPVDCPLWMLAVATAFSVIFCKEVFGGTGMNIFNPALITRAFLFFAYPTKMSGDTVWVSGDSIFGLGKTVDGLTAATPLGVAKVAECPAFSWDMVTGLIPGSIGETSVIAIAIGAVILLWSGVASWKTMLSVFVGGAVMGWVFNQWGPDTAVAHMPWYEHLCLGGFCFGAVFMATDPVTSSRTENGKFVYGFLIGAMAIIIRVLNPGYPEGMMLAILLMNIFAPLIDYVVVQNNISRRAKRAMSNN; this is translated from the coding sequence ATGAAAGCATTAAGAAATTATCTCGATAAGATAAAGCCGAACTTTGAGGAGGGAGGCAAATACCATGCTTTTCGTTCGGTGTTCGATGGCTTCGAAACATTCTTGTTCGTGCCGAATGCCACTTCGAAAACAGGTACTCACATCCACGATGCGATAGATAGCAAACGTATCATGTCGTTCGTGGTCATTGCTTTGATGCCGGCTTTGTTGTTCGGTATGTATAATGTGGGTTACCAGCATTATCATGCGGCAGGCGTGGAAGGCAGCTTTATAGAATTGTTCGGATATGGTTTCCTTGCCGTGTTGCCTAAAATCATTGTTTCGTATGTCGTAGGTCTGGGCATTGAGTTCATTGTTGCCCAATGGAAGAAAGAAGAGATTCAGGAAGGTTTTCTGGTAACGGGTATGTTGATACCGATGATTGTTCCGGTAGATTGTCCGTTGTGGATGCTTGCCGTAGCCACGGCGTTTTCGGTAATCTTCTGTAAGGAAGTGTTTGGCGGGACAGGTATGAATATCTTCAATCCGGCGTTGATTACCCGCGCATTTCTGTTCTTTGCTTATCCTACCAAAATGTCGGGCGATACCGTATGGGTTTCGGGCGATAGCATTTTCGGATTGGGCAAGACGGTAGATGGCTTGACCGCCGCTACTCCGTTAGGCGTGGCTAAGGTTGCCGAGTGCCCTGCTTTCTCGTGGGATATGGTGACCGGTCTGATTCCGGGCTCTATCGGCGAGACGAGCGTAATTGCCATTGCTATCGGTGCCGTTATCCTATTATGGTCGGGCGTGGCAAGTTGGAAAACGATGTTGTCTGTATTTGTCGGCGGTGCCGTTATGGGTTGGGTGTTCAATCAATGGGGACCGGATACGGCAGTTGCCCACATGCCTTGGTACGAACATTTGTGCTTGGGCGGTTTCTGTTTCGGCGCTGTATTTATGGCGACCGACCCGGTCACTTCTTCCCGTACGGAGAACGGCAAGTTTGTTTACGGATTCCTGATTGGCGCGATGGCAATCATTATCCGTGTATTGAATCCGGGCTATCCGGAGGGCATGATGCTGGCAATCCTGCTGATGAATATCTTTGCACCGCTGATTGACTATGTAGTGGTACAGAATAATATTTCGCGTCGTGCGAAACGTGCTATGTCTAACAATTAA
- a CDS encoding Na(+)-translocating NADH-quinone reductase subunit A, with product MANLIKLRKGLNINLKGKAAEEVIKVKEPGFYAICPEDFTGVTPKVVVKEQEYVMAGGPLFIDKNHPEMKFVSPVSGVVTSVERGARRKVMSITVEAASEQDYEEFGKQDVAKLDGTAVKELLLNAGLFAFIRQRPYDVIADPAIAPRAIFVSAFDSNPLAPDFEFALKGEEANFQTGLDALAKIAGVYLSISASQQAKALTQAKGVTLTVFEGPHPAGNVGVQINHIAPVNKGETVWAVDPQAVIFIGRLMNTGRVDLTRTVAITGSEVKKPAYCKLKVGAMLTDVLAGNINKEREVRYISGNVLTGKQIPANGFLGAFHSQVTVIPEGNDVHEMLGWIMPRTNDFSVSRSYFSWLMGKKKEYVLDARVKGGERHMIMSNEYDRVFPMDILPEYLIKAIIAGDIDRMEELGIYEVAPEDFALCEFVCSSKMELQRIVREGLDMLRKEMC from the coding sequence ATGGCTAATCTGATAAAATTACGTAAAGGTCTGAACATAAACCTGAAGGGAAAAGCCGCCGAAGAGGTGATAAAAGTAAAAGAACCGGGATTTTATGCGATATGTCCTGAAGACTTTACCGGAGTCACTCCGAAAGTGGTTGTGAAAGAACAGGAATATGTGATGGCGGGAGGGCCCTTGTTTATCGACAAGAATCATCCTGAGATGAAGTTTGTATCGCCAGTAAGTGGCGTAGTGACGAGTGTGGAACGCGGTGCCCGCCGGAAAGTGATGAGCATTACGGTAGAAGCAGCTTCCGAGCAGGATTATGAAGAGTTTGGCAAGCAGGATGTTGCCAAGCTGGATGGGACTGCCGTAAAAGAATTGTTGTTGAATGCAGGTTTGTTTGCGTTCATCCGCCAACGCCCGTATGATGTGATTGCCGACCCGGCGATTGCGCCGCGGGCTATTTTTGTGTCTGCTTTCGATTCGAATCCGTTGGCTCCTGACTTTGAGTTCGCGTTGAAAGGCGAGGAAGCGAATTTCCAAACCGGGCTGGATGCTTTGGCTAAGATAGCCGGCGTGTATCTCAGCATCAGCGCAAGCCAGCAGGCTAAGGCATTGACTCAAGCGAAAGGCGTTACATTGACCGTATTCGAAGGCCCGCATCCTGCCGGCAATGTCGGTGTGCAAATCAATCACATCGCTCCGGTAAATAAGGGCGAGACCGTATGGGCGGTTGATCCGCAAGCGGTTATCTTTATCGGCCGCCTGATGAATACGGGTAGGGTGGATTTGACCCGTACCGTTGCCATCACGGGTTCTGAAGTGAAGAAGCCGGCATATTGCAAATTGAAGGTGGGCGCGATGCTGACCGATGTGCTTGCCGGTAATATTAATAAGGAGAGGGAAGTGCGTTACATTAGCGGAAACGTCCTGACCGGGAAGCAGATTCCGGCAAATGGTTTCTTGGGCGCTTTCCATTCCCAAGTGACGGTAATTCCCGAAGGAAATGACGTGCACGAAATGTTGGGCTGGATAATGCCCCGCACGAATGACTTCAGCGTGAGCCGTTCTTACTTTAGCTGGCTGATGGGCAAGAAGAAAGAATATGTGTTGGATGCCCGTGTAAAGGGAGGCGAACGCCACATGATTATGTCCAACGAATATGATAGGGTGTTTCCGATGGACATTCTGCCGGAATACCTGATTAAGGCTATCATCGCCGGTGATATTGACCGGATGGAAGAACTGGGTATCTATGAGGTGGCTCCCGAAGATTTCGCGCTTTGCGAATTTGTCTGCTCTTCGAAGATGGAACTTCAGCGTATAGTCCGTGAAGGTTTGGATATGCTTCGCAAGGAGATGTGTTAA
- a CDS encoding DUF418 domain-containing protein, with amino-acid sequence MGNELLRSKERILAVDALRGFAVMGIILLHNIEHFNYYSFPEAGSPLLSSLDKHLWDMLFFLFSGKAYAIFALLFGFTFYLQSHNCEKRGEDFRNRYMWRLVLLLGFGFINASFFPGEILVLYALLGFVLVPVRHLSDKTVAWIAFFLMLQPLEWCKVIYALINPEANPQQMIYSLGDVYPQLGGSSWWEMVKANFVTGQLASLNWAWCYGRVFQTASLFMIGMLIGRKGLFRMTDETHGRVMGFWQRTGIYALPCAVILYYLKDFIYSQIKNPFLKASMETIWNSWYNLAFMLVMVSAFLILYWINKGKVQRLLVPYGKMSLTDYITQSVIGSFIYYGYGLEMHRYCGTTLSLLIGIAFFLLQLAFAHWWFRHFKRGPLETVWHRLTWIGKKHS; translated from the coding sequence ATGGGAAACGAACTTCTGCGTTCCAAGGAACGCATCTTGGCGGTTGACGCCCTCCGAGGATTTGCCGTAATGGGAATCATCCTCTTACATAACATTGAACACTTCAACTATTATTCTTTTCCGGAAGCCGGCTCTCCCCTGCTTTCCAGCCTCGACAAGCACCTGTGGGACATGCTTTTCTTCCTCTTTTCAGGAAAGGCATACGCTATCTTCGCCTTACTTTTCGGCTTTACCTTCTACCTGCAAAGCCACAATTGCGAGAAACGGGGCGAAGACTTCCGGAACCGGTATATGTGGCGGCTCGTCCTGCTGCTGGGCTTCGGATTCATCAATGCCTCCTTCTTCCCCGGCGAGATATTGGTGCTTTACGCGCTTTTGGGATTCGTGCTGGTGCCGGTCCGGCATCTCTCGGACAAGACGGTGGCATGGATTGCCTTTTTCCTAATGCTCCAACCGCTGGAATGGTGTAAAGTGATTTATGCCCTGATAAACCCCGAAGCCAATCCGCAACAAATGATTTACTCGCTGGGCGATGTATACCCGCAACTCGGAGGAAGTTCCTGGTGGGAAATGGTGAAGGCGAACTTCGTGACCGGCCAGCTTGCCAGCCTCAACTGGGCATGGTGCTACGGGCGTGTGTTCCAGACCGCCTCCCTCTTCATGATAGGCATGCTGATTGGACGGAAAGGACTGTTCCGCATGACCGACGAGACACACGGTAGGGTGATGGGCTTCTGGCAACGGACAGGCATCTACGCTTTGCCCTGCGCGGTCATCCTTTACTATCTGAAAGACTTTATCTATTCGCAAATCAAAAACCCGTTCCTGAAAGCCTCGATGGAAACCATCTGGAACTCCTGGTACAACCTGGCTTTCATGCTGGTAATGGTCAGCGCCTTCCTCATCCTTTACTGGATAAACAAAGGGAAAGTGCAACGCCTCTTAGTGCCATACGGCAAGATGAGCCTCACCGATTACATCACCCAATCCGTCATCGGAAGTTTTATCTACTATGGATACGGGCTGGAGATGCACCGCTATTGCGGAACCACGCTGAGCCTCCTGATTGGCATCGCTTTCTTCCTGCTCCAGCTGGCGTTTGCCCACTGGTGGTTCCGCCACTTCAAACGCGGCCCGCTGGAGACCGTCTGGCACCGCCTCACGTGGATAGGGAAGAAACATTCCTGA